The Thermotoga caldifontis AZM44c09 genomic interval AAGACGATCGCGGGCACCAGAGCGAACGAAACGTTCTCACCAACCAGAGAGACGACGTAGTCTGCAAGCTTCATATCCTTCGTCACAGTCCCGATCGACCATGCCATCACCAGTATTGCACACGCCAGGAGCATGAGTTTGAAGCCTTCGAGAAGCGTTCTCATCGCTTCCGCAACGTTCATCAACCTGAATCCGAGTGCTATCACGATTCCGACCAGAGACATCGCGAAAGCGCCCCAGAGCAACGCAGTCGCCGCATCGGCATTCCCAAGTTTTTCGATGAGCGTTTCACCGCCCGCCGATGCGCCCGTGTAGTAGAAACCGAATATGGTAACCCCCACGAGCGCCACTATGGGAAGAACGAAGGTCATTATCATGGGTTTCTTCTCGATGGGTTTTCCGAGCTCGAAGTCTATGTTCAACATGGGCATGGCACCGTCTCTGGAAGTTTTCCCCTCTCTTTCTGCCCTGATTTCCGCCTTCAGCATGGGACCGAAGTCCCAGCCGCTCAGAGCGATTATCCCGACGAAGAGGACGGTGAAGATGCAGTAGAAGTTGAACGGAATGCTCGCTATGAAAGCGGCCATGGGAGCGACGGTCGTTATTCCCGCCGCTGTCAGACCGTTCTGGATCATCGCGAGCTGGTACGCTATCCAGTCGGAGATGAAGAACGTGGCGACCGGCGCGGATGTGGAGTCGAGGATGTAAGAAAGCTTCTCCTTGGAGATCTTGCGCTGTTCGAAGATGTCCCTCATCACGTTTCCAACGATCGCCGAGTTGATGTAGTCGTTGAAGAACACGATCACACCCAGGAGCCACGCCCACACGTTGGCCGACCTTCTGGACTTTATCTTCACGCGCGCCCAGTCCGCCAGCGCCTTGCTACCACCCAGTCGCCAGATGAAGGCGATACCCGAACCCATGAGCA includes:
- a CDS encoding Na+/H+ antiporter NhaC family protein, translating into MNVEGTAWSILPPLVAIVLCFITKNVVLSLFLGIFTGGLLLNNFNPIAGVVYSLEKIIGSMADEWNAKLLLFNLLMGSGIAFIWRLGGSKALADWARVKIKSRRSANVWAWLLGVIVFFNDYINSAIVGNVMRDIFEQRKISKEKLSYILDSTSAPVATFFISDWIAYQLAMIQNGLTAAGITTVAPMAAFIASIPFNFYCIFTVLFVGIIALSGWDFGPMLKAEIRAEREGKTSRDGAMPMLNIDFELGKPIEKKPMIMTFVLPIVALVGVTIFGFYYTGASAGGETLIEKLGNADAATALLWGAFAMSLVGIVIALGFRLMNVAEAMRTLLEGFKLMLLACAILVMAWSIGTVTKDMKLADYVVSLVGENVSFALVPAIVFSIGMLISFSTGTSWGTMAILTPIAIPVAYNITKDPWLSTTVMAGAVFAGAIFGDHCSPISDTTVLSSIFAGCDHMDHVNTQLPYAIVCAVVALVMYLLYGIFKISPFVLLPIGIAVLIVLARMLHVNSMKKLTS